DNA from Chelonia mydas isolate rCheMyd1 chromosome 3, rCheMyd1.pri.v2, whole genome shotgun sequence:
TGTTCTTTTCTTTATAGGATTGTTCTTCACAGCAGACTAACATTCCAGCTGTTTCCTCTGAAAATATCCCAATATTTAGCATTTTAGGAGATAGAAAAATGCTACACTTTGAGGTATCTGTAGCTGTAATTATTCAAAGCAATAAACGTTGCAGCGTGTAGATACCTTTCCAGATTTTTGTGGCTACAAGCATCCATGATATCTAATACTCTTCTtccatttgaagaaaaaaaggtgAAGAGGAATACTGTCAGAAATTGTTCtgcatttaattaaaatggtttAGTCTCCCCGCAGCCCACATACACACTTTTTGAAGTCTTAGGTCAGTTTTCTTCTTAATTAATCTGAATCATGAAACCAATACAACAATGTACAATTCTACACTGTCTAAACTGTCCTGAGCTGCAATATGTAGGGCTCAATCTTGTAAGACCCTGTGTTAAACTGTGCACACACAGGTTTGCTAGCAGTTCATGTAGAGAACTCTGTACCTTATCTTTGGCACAGGTgttgtggaggaggggaagacaTGTTAGAAGGTTGTGAATGGATCATTGATGTGGAACTTGTGTCCAGGACAGGCCAATGAGGTGTGCCGTAGCTATTTTAATGTAAAAGTTTCTATTGCTATTGCAGAATTCTATTGTATACCTGTGGAAGGCCAAGGTGTAAGGAGTGGTGTGCCAATTTATAGCACGGTAACTCCATATAATGCTGAACTGCCCTCTTGACACCTTATGGACACTCTTTGCTCTTGCTGGAGTAAGCTCCTAGTATGTTTATACATTGGGCAATATTATAAGAGCAGTGCTTGAAATTTCCTGTGCTTTTAAAGTAGGGAGTTCCTGGAAGATAACAAGACACTCCAGTGTAGAATTAAAGTCAGATGTCACTGATTTAGACACATCCATTTAGAActcatttttagtttgttttttatatgTTATACTggtatgctattttttttttttttttttttgcttttgaaatgcTGTACTCCTCTATGGTGCATTAGATGATAACCACGCTGGCATGAGAGTCTCATGCTTCCCCATGCTCCCAGTCTCTTTATGCTAGGAACCGCTAGCTGGGTAAAGGGATCTTAAAAgccccagggtgaaatcctgcctccactgaagtcactggaagttttgccattgtcttcaatgggtccaggatttcactcctggctctggctggggaaggaTTCCCCTGGCACAAGCAGGGCAGAGGCAGCTATAAGCTGCTTTCCCAGGACATCTTTGCAATCTTTGGGAGGCTGCTTTTTCTTAGGCCAGGTCTGCGTTAGGAGTGCTTTGTAAGTATAATTGTACTAGTATGCTGAACTGACAAAGTGCTTTTAGTGTGGATGTAGcttatactggcataactataCTTTTTCCAGTATAGCTTATTGTAGCCTGCCAGAGCGAAACACACTATACCAGTAAGAGGGCAGTTTTGCAGGTAtaactgtctacactagggattttTGCTGGCTCAGCTATGTCAGAAATAGCACCTCATCACAGCCCTGAACAACACAGCTATGATAGCAAAAGTCTACTGTATAGACCTGGACATAGACAGGGCCCAGACCTGCCTTATGTTTTGCCAGGAGCCTCTCCAGTCCCGGCGTAGCTTCGGACCGGGAGGGTGCAAAAGTGGCTTAAACCCTCCACCCCTGagctgtgagttctgtgctgtgcctctcagAGATGAATCTCAGTCTTGGACAATGGTATCTTAGAAAACcaggagtatttttttttaaacattttaaaattatgtaccTGTAGTATACATACCCAAAAGCCACATATTTTTTATCCATATAGGGAGTTGGCTGTAGTGTGATATAAAACTGTGAACCATTGCTGTGACGTCCCTTGTTGGCCATCCCAAGAATCCCTTTTTTGTTGTGAGGAATGGAAAAGTTTTCATCTAGAAAGTTTACAGTAATAAATGATCATAGATTTAGTTTGCCTTTTACTCACTGTTGCAACTGCTACAGCCCCATCTCTTCCACAACCCCTTTCTCGCCTCTtgcttccttctccctctcccccattcttATTACTTTCTTTcctattatatactgtacattggGAGCCTTTCAGCAGGTCGCCCTTCAACTTTCACCCAAGTTAGTGAATGGAAATGAAGGGGATTATAGCTTCCTTTGACTCTGGATCACTGAATTCTGCTTCCTAGAAAGAGGTTCAGAAATAATTTTGGGTTATCATCCTGGAAAAAAACCCTAGTGataaatattcaaaatgtaaTTGCTCACATGCTGCAGACTTTAATATTATGACAACTCTGCTATAGCATcttttatctgaggatctcagagcacttgaGAAACAACAGTGAATAGGCTGGTtagtattattcctattttatggatgaggaaactgaggcacttagaagtgaatggcctgattttcagtggtgctaaGTCCCCATAGTTGTGTGCCATAATGACTTGTCCTGAGTCAGATGGTAAGTCAACAGCAGAACCAAAAGTAGAACCCAGAACTGTAGACTCCAAGACGCTCATTCTGACCTTCCATATTAACCTCCAGTTGCTAATTTTTAGGGAATACCAAGTTCTGGGCACTATATGATTAAAGGCCAGCTGGGGCTATGGGatgggataaaaagggagagagtTGGCAGTGGCGATAACACTGGATTTACTGCAGTTTCTGCACTTGGCATTAGACAGGGGTGAGGATGATAAGAAAGACCCAGTGCTACAATTTTCTTTCCACCTCCTCTCAGTGTTATGTGCAGTGATCAGAGAAAATCCAAAAATCCAGTGCAGCCATTGTCACCAAAGAGCTTACTTTTCTCAACAAAGTACACATTACACAATGCCATGCTTAAACAGAATTAACTAAACCATATAAAACAGATGCATTTTATCAGAACAGCTTACAGTAACTGGCATGTTTATTTATAAGACTCACTCAGTGCTGTTTGCTGCATATGGAGAGTTAACAAGAGCAcataaaaagcaaactgaagtcaaaggagttacagcagggatggggagaagaGCTAACAGAGCAGAAAGGTAGGCAGGAGATTATGCAGGGACCTGAAGGCCAGGACAAAGTTGCTTAGGATTGTTGTGAAAGGTGAGGGGATTAGTTGAGGGGTAGAACATGGCTGGAGTGGCAGGTAATTTAGATATTTGCAGCAGGGTTTCGGAAGGATGGCAGTTCTATCATGGAGAAGATGGAGAGTTGTTTAGCAAGTACACTCATAGCACAAAGAAAGAACAGATTTTTACTTGAGGAAGTCTGAGTGGTGCCTGGACTTTCTCCAGAAGCATTCCGTGGTGCAGAAGAGTAATGGATGCAAGGTGTAAGACTCATTTTGGAGGTGGGAGAGCCCAAGGAATAGGGTGCAGAACAGAAAAGAGTTGTTGATGAACTTGAGTCAGCTGAGGAGAGGGAGAccaaggagggaaagaaagagggtGGAAAGCATCAGAGAATGAATGCCAGTGGACAGGAGGTCACAGAAGGAATGTGAGATATGCTTGGGGGATGGTGACAATGATGATTTTCAAAGACGGAATTCAGCAAGAGGGAGATCAGCAAGGGAGCAGCTTCAAGTGAAGACCACATTGAAAGTGAATCAAGGTAGTCTGTGGCAGAATTGATACAGATCTGCAAACTGAAACATCTCTAAGCCCCTTTGTTGCTTAGGCTGATATGTCATATTGTGTAAGCTGGAATCCAAAGAAAGCGCTCCACAAACTCAAAAGGAATGATGGAAATTTGGGCTGAAGACATGAATAGGGATTGTATTCTTCCATGTTTTGTTATTCTTACTCTCTTTGAGGGCTGTTCTCCCAAACTAATTAATAAAAATGGCAATTAAATTCTAAACGAAGCAGTTGCTATGCTGCTGTTTGTGAATTGCAGTAATGACTTAAGCAGTCTAATTTTGGATTAGGCTTCTTTGTTTTAGAAAATGACACTTCAGTCCAAGTGGTTCTCTGTAATTACCTCAATACTTTGAGCTAATTTCAGGGAAATGTAGAAACATCCCATTCATTTCACAGAATATTGCAACGAATGGATGTTTGTCAACTGTGGACATTCATAGAATTTTAGCATCTGTGAGTGGTAGCTGTCACTGTTCTCAGACAGCAAAAATAGGAAAGCCATATAATCATCACATTAAAATTCCATATCTGAGTGAGCACCTTTATAAAGGACTGAAAACAATGAttatcttttaattttaaaagaggaTTTAATATGGACAGTCTTCTCTTTTGTAGATTCAGTATTTATGGTGTGTGAAAGAGGGTAACAAAATTCCTTTTAGGGACAATAAGATTGACAGAACTCAAATTAAGTCTAtcttaaaattaaattactttcCTAATCCTAGAATATCTACTGCTGCCTCAAATAGAGTTACAAGAGGGATAAAAGACAAGCTTCTCTCCAATATAACAAATGACAGGTACTGGATTTGTCTGGAGGAACAGAGTTGCAAGTCACTAAATCCTCtaattctaatcctgactctgccagtgtcttgctgtgtggccttgggctagtcacttaacctctcttagtttttccctatctgtaaaatggagaacaCACTACTTACCTCACatggatgttgtgaggattaacaTTGGTACAGCATGTTGTATATGTAAAGCACTATAAAATATTAAGGACTAGATTGTGGCATTTATGCCACAGTCCTGCACAGAGCGGTGTGGAGCTACAGCAGTCCAGGAGGAGCAACAACAGAGGTTGTGCCTCAGGGGCACActccccctgctggggctgcccagtgcacactgctgtttgttttagGATTGCCCAGATTGTTCCTGCCAGCATGAAAGCTCACAGTTTCCAGAACAGCTCTGGAGCAGGTGCATTGAAAGAGAACATATAATGAATAGCAGATGCACAGCTGGTAGTGTTCCAGTATAGTCTGTAGAAGATATCTATGCAGTGTGGGTAGGGAAGAGGAATCAGATGAAGATTTCTAGCACgttattaaaatgttttggtttccaTTGATTTAGCTTATAGACCTGATTGATGGTTTCCCCAAGAAACTGGTTACTTTCTTGCTGGGACTCTTGTGTTCTGAGGATCTATGCTTCACAGTACTCCAGGTGCATGTGACATTGGAGGGAGGACAAGCCACTCTCCGACTTTCTCTTACCCAATTTTTGGTAGGCAATGTGCAGTGCTCCCTGAGGGAAAGCAACAGGGACTCTGAGAAAAGTTTGCAGGCTTTGTGGGAATCACTTGTTTAATTTTCAATGATTTGAAAATTCCTGTAAACTTTCCTGCATGTCTGTGCTACTTTCCAGCAAGGCAGCACCATGGCAGTAATTCAtatgtttctaaaaaaaaaacagtccaaTTACCTGGATATAGTTTAAATGCAAACTTTAGCCCTTTTGCTTAGTCTTGCAGTTTCAAGGTGCGAATCACTTATTGTCAGTGAAAGCTTAACTGTCTTTGAAAATAAAGACTGCAGTAACActtggtgggtgaggtaatatcttttattggaccaacttccagaATAGCGTTGTGTGgctagaaagcttgtctttctcactaacagaagttggtccaataaaagctattacctcacccaccttgtctctcatatcctgggaccaacacggctacaactactcTGCATGCAGTTACACTTGGCAGTTCTGAACTGTTGGCTGATGCCCAGTCTGCTGAAATGTGACATAATTTGCAACACTGGCAGTAAGGACACTTTATGTAAGAGAATATAGACTAGTTCCCAGCTGGCTTTAACTGTCCTAAAATATCTTTATGAGTAATTGTTAATCTAAACAGACCCTCccccctttaaattgctgctttGACTGTTTATTTgagttgtttttcttaaatattgCTCTGCCATTgacaattttattattattctttttattactcTTTATGATTATAGGGGTTTGCATCTTTGGTTTGATGTTATGATCTGTAGCTCCAGTTCAGTAATTTTAGATTCTCACAGTTAGAGTTGAGAGACTAAGGGTCTAGCTCTGATCCCaccctggtataaatcaggagtaactccataaAGTCAGTGGAGTAATAATGCTGTAtaaatgagatcaaaatctggtcctaagaCTCTAAAGCTGCCTGATTCCCATTTTCACAGAGTAAAAATCAAgtaacttccattaatttcagcatATTTAAATCATCCCAGTATAATGATGcaacacagaggcccattggtgccaGCTGGCAAAGATTTTGctgttctgtaacagcaactcctaacAGGCTTGACAAACTCACTATACTTAGCGCACCtctttcatagtatttatccatGAAGAAAATCATGTGAGGTCTTAAAAGAAAGCTAGTGCCCCATTGGTTATGAATGTTGTCAtaaaatgtatgtatatatactatttaaaaagttatGTATGTACACTAAAAATATGTTCCTAAAGTCTGTATTAAGGGAGAGTAGACAAACAGGTTTCTGCCAGACAAAGAATGTTCATTCACCTGTTTCTGTTGGTCCACAGGTAAAGTAAGCATTGTAGATAACAGGGGGGAGTcatttacatacaaagtcaaCAGGAGGAtgtgaaatcaatagaaaaaacAAGAGACAGGGGTTCTATTGTCACTGAGGACAGACCAAGAACTTTAGGATATAAGCATAAGGCAAGGAGACACCCTTTTATCCTGCACCTTGGATAGACAGTGCATTTACATTCATAAAAATGGGATCTCAACCAGCTTTGGTAGGAAATGCTGAAAAAGCCTTTGGGTGAGATAAGACTGCTTTAGACAGGAGATTAGTATTAAGTTTAGTCTATAAAAAGCATgtacttattttgttttatatgtaatccTTCTATATCCATTATTCTTAATCACTCTCTCTTATATCTTGgtctttgataataaatttaCGATTGTTTTTGCTATAAACATATCTCAGTGCTCTGGTATTACACAAAGAGCAGATCCTGAGTTGAATTGTGGAAGCTGGTGTGTATAGTGTTCCCTCAGGGACAGCAGGCACAGTATTACTGTTAGTGTTCAGTAAATAAGGGCTGAACACTACAGGGAAATGCTTGAAAGGGCTTGGGGACTGGGGTGCATCTACTGGTTACAGCTGTCAGggaaagtaagggctggcagagccctgaggagattgtttgggtggctaacaggctgATGATGTCaaggagctgacacccagttaggCACCAGGAAGTCTTTCtactgctggaggcaggggggtaaCAAGGTTTTTCACAGTCCTGGCCATCCTGAGAATCATCACAAATGAATATGTGGTATCAGTGGAAGCACAGAACCCATACTTAACATTTACCCATTATAGTGCTTCAAATTTTCAAAGCCCTTTTATAAGCATGAATGTTCGTAACATTCCTGTCAGGTAGGTTaagtattatccttattttacaaatggagaaaatgGACACAGACAGGTGAAGCTGAAAATCATataatgagtcagtggcagcGCCAGGATTACCAGTCAGAAAATCAACCCACTAAACCAGTCTGCCAGGAGAACTATGTTAATAACAAATAGAGAATAATTCTGACTGGTACGAGAAAGTCTGAAACTGCTGTTGAGATGTAAGTGatgaaaaggaaggaaacaaaaaccTAACTAAACCTGAGAATACTTCAATGCAAATCCAGTTATTTACCTGAAGTTTGGCTTATGCATGGTAAGATAAGGAAATTTAAATATACCTTCAAAAGTGGGTCCATAAATTGACTCACCACTGTCTCCTCTTCCAGTTGTTATGTCTGTATGTGATTAGACAAAAGTGACAGAATACAAATGTTCACCACTGGCATTAATTGGCACTTTCATTGGGCAGTTTCAACAGAGGTCAAGGACATGGGTCCCCATCCTGCAATCGATAATATGCAGGTGGACTGCTGCACCTGTATTGAACCTGGTTTGAATGCAACGGTCTCCACACAGGTGCAACAGTCTGCCTGCATGCTAtcaactgcaggattggggccttactgGAATTGCAGAATGAATTAATCTCTCGCTCCAAGAGGTGGTCTCCAGAAATAAGTAATCCATATATACTGTACAATAagaaacattatatatatataaaaataaataccttCTTGCTGCTGTGCTAATCCAAGTACCTGCATACCTAGTTTCCAGTATTTAGTAAAATACTTCAAGAGTATTGCTGGACTGAGGTACTAGTCTTAAGAAACAAATTTCAGTATATGAAAATGTGCCACAGTGAACACGCCCTGTATCCATAAATAATTACCTGTGCTTAGAACAAGGGATGATGAAAATAAGGATCTGATAATATAGCAAGTCAGGGCCAGCAAGCCTTCAGTAAACTCCCAGCCATTACACAAAGCTGACAAGTATAGGAAACATATAAAAACACAATTGAAAAGAgtttgaaaaaccaaaaaaaacccaaaacagttGTTAGTTTATTTAAACTCTTGTATATGTCACTCAGGTAAAAGGAAATCCTCCTCAGAAGTAAGCCAGTTATTTTAAGTTCCTCTTCTGGACCTCATATGTATCTCTATTAAATGAGTTACTTGGGGAAAGCAAAAAGGATGTCTTGGAAACCTGATCTTAAAACAGTATTAACTAAACAATGTTTGGAGTAGGAAGGAAACACAGGGAAGAGATGCAGGGAGGTGAGAGAAGAGAAACAGAGGAAGAACTGAAAGAAATCTCTTCAAACACACCTATGTTTATTTTTACTGCAATGCTGTTTTCTTGGATTACTCATCATTTACTAAGCTATTCTCCTAGATTCACAATGACACTTTTCATGCACAACCCCAATGTTCAAATATACTCCATGTCACCAAAACCTCTGGATATCTATGACTGGTTAAATACTTATGTAAAGTAACATCTATACAAAACACACAGGATGTTTCTTATGGATTTTCTCAGTGTTTAAATGTTTCCTGCTAATTTCTTGCGAAGAGCCTTGTGAAAAACTTTTGGCCaattaaacaaataataataatatggacTATTGATTTCTTATCCATGGTTTGCCTATAATTAGGGAACAAGATCACCAAGAGAGAAGACACTGCTTTTTGTTGTATATACACCTCAGTTAAAACCTTGTCCATCACAAATTGTTTAAATCTCTAAATTCAGCTTTATTTTGTTGGACAAAATCTAATTTTCATGCTGATTATTCCATCCAAAATCAGAATTATACCAGAtttacagaagatgtttttaaacGTACCTCCTCCTTGTATCCAGCCATTTTTTACTAATCGATGAAAAACTGACTCTTTATAAGTAAGCTCCAGACCACTGCGAGACGTCCCTGCTTCTCCTGTACACAAAGAGCGAAAATTCTCACAGGTTTTGGGGCACATATCAGAATAGAGCTGCAAAATGAAGGGAAGTAAGTTTGTAAATAACTTCAAAAGGAAAGATCCTGCAGCCCTTTCTCATGAGAGTAAGAGCTGCAAGACAGGGCCTtatgtttgctctttttttctATATCTTACCTCAAATAACAAGGTGCCTGTGGGCTGCTCCTGAATAGCTATATCCAAGTACACAAACATATGCTGtttaaatcaggaaaaaaatccagttaaaaaaaaagtgtcaaaatCTTTTAAGTGTTCACTATTCTGATGTAAGACAGTTTAGCTGCTCAGTAAAATGGTCTCAGGTTTCTTTTTATAACGAACATCTAAAATGGACCCATAATTAGGTATCAAAACAGTTTTTAGAAATAATAACATATTAGCTATATAATCTAGTATTTtgttgaaacaaaaatattcagtaaGTTTCAGGTCATTCTTGGACAAAAAAAGACCATTATGTTGCACTAGGAGACAGCAGGCTGGGCCCATTTCATCACTGGTGTAAGCAGGTGCAGGTTCACTGACGCCTATGTAAGATCACAACCAATtaatccgtaaaaagaaaaggagtccttgtggcaccttagagactaaccaatttatttgagcataagctttcgtgagctacagctcactgtagctcacgaaagcttatgctcaaataaattggttagtctctaaggtgccacaaggactccttttctttttgtgaatacagactaatacggctgctactctgaaattaatcCATAGTAACACTGACTGCTATACcaaatggaattattttgctGGATGGCTGATCACTGGTCAGATATAAGGAGGTAAATAATTAAATTCCAGTCAGCAAGAAGCAAACTTAATAATTCAGCATTTTTTAGGATAAATTGATCTCTGATAggaaaaattttttaaaaaattgtatgaCAACTGAATTAGATTTTCCAGAAACATTGACAAAAATTAACCCATTAATCAAACATCATAGTGTTTGCAAAAGCATTGAAAAGTTCAGCTGCTTATCTGAAACTTATCTGGACATCCTGGATGAAaccatggccccactgaagtcagtttttgccactgactttgatggagccaggatttcaccccttgagggtatgtctacatagcagctggaagcaagcctcccagctcaggtagacagactcacgctAGCGGGGCTCAAATTacttcactaaaaatagcaatatggACACTCAGGCATCTCAGGCTGGAGTTTGGGCTGCCAAACCTAGGGAGTTGTGTGGACTTGAGAGCCCAAGcgccagcctgagctgcaacatccatactgctatttttagcctgctaCTTAAGCCCTGCTAGGCTGAGTCTATCTACCCAGagtgggaggcttgctcccagctccagtgtagacatattctgaGTCTACAAAACTGGTCTGGAAATCTCAAGAAAATAGGTTTACTCATGATATTTGTAGCACTTTCGATTTTGGTCCTAGCTGAAATTTCACAAGAGCGTTCCTTTCTTTGGCATTTCAGCAGTTTTCATTCCAGTTCTGACCAGAAACAACTTAGCTCTATTCTGTCTATATTCCCTGGCTGCTGAGAGGTGAcattctctccttcctcttcctcttcgcTGCTAGTAGGAGGTGGCTTTCCACAATTTCCCTCCCCTCTTGGCTGCTGGGAGAAACAAAATCTCCCATCTCCTTTCTCCATTCCCTGGGTATGGAGATAACTCTTCTTTTCCTTAACTCTGGTGGGATTCCAGTGATTATTTCTCTTTGCTGTACCTTCcatgtggtggtgggagggaggagaggaactAGGCACTACAGTGCAGTTGTCTCCTTTCATTTCTTGTTGGGTTTGCCATTTTGCCCAGTAAGCAAAAGGTAAGGCAGAGAGCACAGGTAGGGAAGGCAGTCCTTTAGTATGACAGCAGCATGAACTTCACTGTAAGTCTGTGGTCTTAACACAGAGTGCAAATCAAGAAGTCAAAAACTGAGTGGCAACCATACTGCAGATTTATATGGATGGATCTAAGAAGTCATGTCTAGAAAGTATCAGTTCCTCTTATCCTCTCCCCAAGACCCCACTACCCACCAAATCGCAAGCAAACAAGCAACCCATTGATAAGTCACATCAAATAATTACAGTTACATAGCATATAACTGGTAACAGACCCTACAATTTCCTTTTAGAAACCAGTGTAACCTGCCTTGCTATTTTGCATATGTTTGGTGTAAAAATCCTCAGTAATAGCTTGGTAAAGTGCCACAGGTTTAAAATCTTGGTAGTTCCACTTGTCATAAGCCCACTTGAGCAGTTCTTGTTCACTTCCCAGCAGTTGGCCATCAATAAAACACATCACGCTGGAGGGATACTCCCAGGTTTCACCTTTCAGTTCCTGAATTTAGAAGAAAAAACGAACATCTGCAGGAATTACACTTTGGATTTAGTACAGAAGCAGTCAGTAATACAGACTCAGATTCCATGCTGATGAATGTGATATAAATGCCTAGTtagatggatttatttttttcgTTTTACTTGTTAGGTGTTTATGCTTTCCCTTCCCAAACTCCAGCCCTCATAAGAACACCaccatgaaaaacaaaacataggAATCATTCAACTATATTTTGCAACTTCTCCTGAAATCAAGAATAAATGTCCGAAAGCTATAGAAGGCTTTCCAGAATCCTGTTATAACAGAACATgatcataaaaacaaattattctgGTTCCACATTTGGGTCAGCTTGGAGGTTTGCTTTGGCAAAACCCATTCACCAAACTAGGTGTAACCTCTATAGTTACCTATAATTAATCAAGGATTCCCCAAGGGAAGCAAGGGCTCTAAACCACATTTCAGCATGCTCATATGTAATTGTTGAGTCTTGAGGGCTGTAAttatactgatttttttaatgagattctCCCACCATTGCTTTAGCACTTATGCAGTTTCATCAGTGCAAGTAACGGTgggagtgctgcacttcaggctggctaaaacgcatggtgatgggggttgagtggagtaggtaagggttgtagtttgcAGGCCTGGATGGTGAAGCTACaagtgttggaggcagctggtggcgataagaacccggGGGCGGGAGTGGGTT
Protein-coding regions in this window:
- the PPIL6 gene encoding probable inactive peptidyl-prolyl cis-trans isomerase-like 6 isoform X2, giving the protein MSIRFKELKGETWEYPSSVMCFIDGQLLGSEQELLKWAYDKWNYQDFKPVALYQAITEDFYTKHMQNSKHMFVYLDIAIQEQPTGTLLFELYSDMCPKTCENFRSLCTGEAGTSRSGLELTYKESVFHRLVKNGWIQGGDITTGRGDSGESIYGPTFEDENFSIPHNKKGILGMANKGRHSNGSQFYITLQPTPYMDKKYVAFGYVYYRYIILKCLKKNTPGFLRYHCPRLRFISERHSTELTAQGWRV
- the PPIL6 gene encoding probable inactive peptidyl-prolyl cis-trans isomerase-like 6 isoform X1, coding for MGPLQLQQLTVVGFLKEPVFHVAKCTAEELKGETWEYPSSVMCFIDGQLLGSEQELLKWAYDKWNYQDFKPVALYQAITEDFYTKHMQNSKHMFVYLDIAIQEQPTGTLLFELYSDMCPKTCENFRSLCTGEAGTSRSGLELTYKESVFHRLVKNGWIQGGDITTGRGDSGESIYGPTFEDENFSIPHNKKGILGMANKGRHSNGSQFYITLQPTPYMDKKYVAFGYVYYRYIILKCLKKNTPGFLRYHCPRLRFISERHSTELTAQGWRV